The Candidatus Vesicomyosocius sp. SY067_SCS001 genome includes a window with the following:
- the priA gene encoding replication restart helicase PriA, with protein MSLIIEVAILSLSKTFNYLCDNEVSVGVRVKVPLARKKVIGIVLDIKDKSRYNETNFQKKREDTLGYKLKSVEEVLDKIPILDKSILDLLLWSANYYHYPISKVISSTLPKKLLLGKEAKIKKIIDLPNKLQQPDFQPTDEQNIAIEQILKSTNQYHAFLLHGVTGSGKTEVYLHIIQSMINQKKQVLVLVPEIGLTPQMITHFKTRLKTRVIAIHSQLNETQKLDAYLMAKNGDANVILGTRSAIFTPISNFGLIIIDEEHDNSFKQQSSFRYSARNLGFIRAQQSNIPLVLGTATPSLELLKNAMDKKITRITLTKRAGGATLPKVSLIDMRSNTNGVLSKMLIEKIKQYLSINKQVMLFVNRRGYAPIYYCTQCNWKAQCNHCDLTMVYHRYINRLKCHHCGDEKIPEHVCPNCTEQSLKILGYGTEKLEETLSSYFVDTPIIRIDRDTTRRKKSFAKHLEQINTGKSCIIIGTQMLTKGHNFSNLAMVGILDVDTGFLSTNFRATEYLAQLLIQVSGRAGRHKERGEVVIQTRYPDHPIFNFVLSSRYTQFASQLLKQRLSAMMPPFSHQALLCANAKNKQNAENFLHEAAILLKSIQMNSVEIWGPIANTIEKKSDYYYFNLYLQSNNRVTLHQILSTFSQHINTLKLKNKVRWYLDIDPIE; from the coding sequence TTGTCATTAATTATTGAAGTTGCTATACTATCATTGAGTAAAACCTTTAACTATCTATGTGATAACGAGGTGTCTGTTGGTGTACGTGTTAAAGTACCACTTGCACGAAAAAAAGTAATTGGCATTGTATTAGATATTAAAGATAAAAGTAGATATAACGAAACAAATTTCCAAAAAAAAAGAGAAGATACACTAGGGTATAAACTTAAATCTGTTGAAGAAGTACTAGATAAAATACCAATTTTAGACAAATCAATTTTAGATCTTTTGTTATGGTCAGCTAATTATTACCATTATCCAATTAGCAAAGTTATTTCATCTACATTACCTAAGAAATTACTTTTAGGTAAAGAAGCAAAAATTAAAAAAATCATAGATTTACCAAATAAACTACAACAGCCAGACTTTCAACCAACAGATGAACAAAATATTGCTATCGAACAAATTTTGAAATCAACCAATCAATATCACGCTTTTTTACTCCATGGTGTGACTGGTAGTGGTAAAACTGAAGTATATTTACACATTATCCAATCAATGATTAACCAAAAGAAACAAGTATTGGTATTGGTTCCGGAAATTGGTCTAACGCCACAAATGATTACACATTTTAAAACACGCCTAAAAACACGCGTAATAGCAATCCATTCGCAACTTAATGAGACTCAAAAACTAGACGCTTATCTTATGGCTAAAAACGGTGATGCTAACGTGATACTTGGTACAAGAAGTGCTATTTTCACACCTATATCAAATTTTGGTTTAATTATTATTGATGAGGAACATGATAACTCGTTTAAGCAGCAGTCAAGTTTTCGATATTCTGCTAGAAATTTAGGTTTTATCAGAGCTCAACAATCTAATATACCATTGGTCTTAGGTACAGCAACGCCTTCATTAGAATTATTAAAAAATGCGATGGATAAGAAAATCACACGCATCACACTAACTAAACGTGCAGGTGGTGCAACTTTACCCAAGGTAAGTCTGATTGATATGCGCAGTAATACTAACGGTGTATTGTCTAAAATGCTAATTGAAAAAATCAAGCAATATTTATCCATTAACAAACAAGTTATGTTGTTTGTTAACCGCCGAGGTTATGCACCTATCTATTACTGTACACAATGTAACTGGAAAGCACAATGTAACCATTGTGATTTAACAATGGTTTATCATCGCTATATCAATCGTCTTAAATGTCATCATTGTGGCGACGAAAAAATACCAGAACATGTCTGCCCAAACTGTACTGAACAAAGCCTTAAAATATTAGGATATGGCACAGAAAAATTAGAAGAAACCCTATCTTCATACTTTGTAGATACTCCTATTATCCGCATTGATCGTGACACCACACGACGCAAGAAATCCTTTGCAAAACACTTAGAACAAATCAACACTGGCAAATCTTGTATTATTATTGGTACACAAATGTTAACCAAAGGACACAATTTTTCCAACCTTGCAATGGTTGGTATTCTAGATGTTGATACTGGGTTCTTATCAACAAATTTTCGAGCAACTGAATATTTAGCCCAACTCCTTATTCAAGTATCTGGTCGTGCTGGTAGACACAAAGAAAGAGGTGAAGTTGTTATACAAACTCGCTATCCCGATCATCCAATTTTTAATTTTGTTTTGTCTTCTCGCTATACACAATTTGCTAGTCAACTTCTAAAACAGCGTTTAAGTGCAATGATGCCACCTTTTTCACACCAAGCATTATTATGTGCAAATGCAAAAAACAAACAAAACGCTGAAAATTTCTTACATGAAGCAGCTATTTTGTTAAAAAGCATACAAATGAATTCAGTAGAAATTTGGGGACCAATTGCTAATACTATTGAAAAAAAATCAGACTACTACTACTTTAACCTATACCTACAATCTAATAATCGAGTAACACTCCACCAAATCTTATCCACTTTTAGTCAACACATCAATACACTCAAACTAAAAAACAAAGTACGTTGGTATTTAGATATTGATCCAATTGAATAA
- the ybeY gene encoding rRNA maturation RNase YbeY gives MVIIQNSIHDLSVNEDDLSCILQRVVKELGNGESELLVRLVDKAEIQNLNKVYRYKDKSTNVLSFPSDLPIEIDENILGDVVICTEVVLKESIEQHKSFNNHFMHMAVHGTLHLFGYDHIDTKDAQKMANLERKILAKIGINNPY, from the coding sequence ATGGTGATTATACAAAATAGTATTCACGATTTATCTGTTAATGAAGATGATTTAAGTTGTATTTTACAAAGAGTGGTTAAAGAATTGGGAAATGGTGAAAGTGAGTTATTAGTTCGATTGGTTGATAAGGCGGAAATTCAAAATCTTAATAAGGTTTATCGATACAAGGATAAATCTACTAATGTATTATCATTTCCAAGTGATTTGCCGATTGAAATTGATGAAAATATTTTAGGAGATGTTGTGATATGTACAGAAGTAGTTTTAAAAGAGTCTATTGAACAGCATAAATCTTTTAATAATCACTTCATGCATATGGCAGTTCATGGTACGTTGCATTTATTTGGTTATGATCATATTGATACTAAAGATGCACAAAAAATGGCAAACTTAGAAAGAAAAATTCTAGCAAAAATTGGGATTAATAATCCTTACTAA
- the tilS gene encoding tRNA lysidine(34) synthetase TilS has translation MENLKTKDLFLEGKNIVLGLSGGIDSIVLLHYLNTYYPNKIRVIHCNHHLSQFCNKWDKFCKTTCLNLNVVYLSINLSFDNTSNIEEHARKKRYRSLSNLLKENEVLCTAHHKNDQAETLLLQLFRGSGSAGLAAMPKEKPLGKGIHYRPFLTINKSQISDYANNHKLNWIEDDSNKNTYFRRNFLRLEILPKLSEVYKNLTETLSRSAQNQSETLKLTRELADIDIKTYHIINRTNRINISQLIKLRIHRIKNILRYHLNFLNFLTPSHKIMHQIIKLLHAKEGTNPLVSWNEYEVRRYQNELYFINKILPKENKYCPFYEEFKDFPNFSIRYRQKGQRIKLLGKKHTKSLKKVLQEACIPPWERNQLKMYYISNTLYAIERIGKAYSA, from the coding sequence TTGGAAAATTTAAAGACTAAAGATTTATTTCTTGAAGGTAAGAACATTGTCCTTGGTCTCAGTGGTGGCATTGATTCTATCGTACTTTTGCATTATTTAAACACATACTATCCCAATAAAATAAGAGTTATTCACTGTAATCATCATTTATCTCAATTTTGTAATAAATGGGATAAATTTTGCAAAACAACATGTTTAAATCTTAATGTTGTATACTTAAGCATTAATTTATCTTTTGATAATACATCTAACATCGAAGAACATGCACGTAAGAAACGTTATCGTTCATTATCTAACTTATTAAAAGAAAATGAAGTACTCTGTACGGCACATCATAAAAACGACCAAGCAGAAACATTACTTCTACAACTATTCCGTGGTAGTGGTAGTGCTGGATTAGCTGCTATGCCTAAAGAGAAGCCTCTAGGAAAAGGTATTCACTATCGCCCTTTTTTAACAATTAATAAATCTCAAATTAGTGATTATGCTAATAATCATAAATTAAACTGGATAGAAGATGACAGCAATAAAAATACTTATTTTAGACGTAATTTCTTACGTTTAGAAATTCTACCAAAATTATCTGAGGTATATAAAAATTTAACAGAAACACTTTCCAGAAGTGCACAAAACCAATCAGAAACCTTAAAACTTACACGCGAACTGGCCGATATTGATATTAAGACATATCACATTATCAATCGTACTAATCGAATCAATATAAGTCAGCTTATTAAACTTAGAATTCATAGAATTAAGAACATTCTCCGCTATCATCTAAACTTTCTTAATTTTTTAACGCCAAGTCATAAAATAATGCACCAAATTATTAAACTACTGCACGCAAAAGAGGGCACTAATCCACTGGTTAGTTGGAATGAGTACGAGGTTAGACGCTACCAAAATGAATTATATTTCATCAACAAAATCCTGCCAAAGGAGAACAAGTATTGCCCATTTTATGAGGAATTTAAAGACTTTCCAAATTTTTCAATTCGTTATCGACAAAAAGGTCAACGTATTAAATTACTAGGAAAAAAACACACCAAATCATTAAAAAAAGTATTACAAGAAGCTTGTATTCCACCTTGGGAACGAAACCAGTTAAAAATGTATTACATTAGTAATACATTATATGCCATTGAACGTATTGGTAAGGCCTATAGCGCTTAA
- a CDS encoding acetyl-CoA carboxylase carboxyltransferase subunit alpha encodes MNLDYLDFEQPIAELEEKIQTLDNIKGKANIKDKVDIINEIKALKSKSNALTKKIFSSLSDWQISQLARHPKRLYTLDYISDVFDEFTELHGDRTYGDDHAIIGGIATLDNQPVMFIGQQKGRTTQEKIKYNFGMPRPEGYRKALRLMKLAEKFSMPIVTFIDTPGAYPGIGAEERGQSEAIAKNLFEMSTLATPIISIVIGEGGSGGALAIGVADTIMMFEYSIYSVISPEGCASILYKDVTKANIAAESLKLTSTHLKKDRLIDVIIKEPLGGIHRNPSQTKALLKEVLTRQLNKIKQLSIEQLLQNRQKKLLGFGKFKD; translated from the coding sequence ATGAACTTAGATTATCTTGATTTTGAACAACCTATTGCAGAACTAGAAGAAAAAATACAAACACTTGATAATATTAAAGGCAAAGCAAATATTAAAGATAAAGTAGATATTATTAATGAGATAAAGGCACTTAAATCCAAGAGTAATGCTTTAACCAAAAAAATATTCTCATCTTTAAGCGATTGGCAAATATCTCAACTAGCACGACACCCAAAACGCCTTTATACACTTGATTATATTTCTGATGTATTTGATGAATTCACAGAGTTGCATGGTGATCGTACTTATGGTGATGACCATGCTATTATTGGTGGTATTGCTACATTAGATAACCAACCAGTGATGTTTATTGGTCAACAAAAAGGACGAACTACCCAAGAAAAAATCAAATACAATTTTGGCATGCCTAGACCTGAAGGTTACCGAAAAGCCTTACGCTTAATGAAACTTGCTGAAAAATTTTCAATGCCTATTGTTACTTTTATTGACACACCTGGTGCTTATCCTGGTATTGGTGCTGAAGAACGTGGACAAAGCGAAGCAATTGCCAAAAATCTATTTGAAATGTCAACCCTTGCAACACCTATTATTTCAATAGTTATTGGCGAAGGTGGCTCTGGCGGAGCACTAGCTATTGGTGTAGCAGACACAATTATGATGTTTGAATACAGTATTTATTCTGTAATTTCTCCAGAAGGTTGTGCCTCTATTTTATACAAAGACGTAACTAAAGCAAACATTGCAGCAGAATCTTTAAAATTAACCTCAACCCATCTTAAAAAAGACAGGTTAATTGATGTAATTATTAAAGAACCATTAGGCGGCATCCACCGTAATCCTTCACAAACAAAAGCACTTTTAAAAGAAGTATTAACACGACAACTCAACAAAATTAAACAACTATCAATAGAACAATTGTTACAAAATAGACAAAAAAAACTCTTAGGTTTTGGAAAATTTAAAGACTAA
- the ccoS gene encoding cbb3-type cytochrome oxidase assembly protein CcoS → MDVIYWLVPSMIFVGFVLVIILIIGVKNGQFDDLEGEGQRILYDEE, encoded by the coding sequence ATGGATGTAATTTATTGGCTTGTACCAAGTATGATTTTTGTTGGTTTTGTTCTTGTTATTATTTTAATAATAGGGGTTAAGAACGGTCAGTTTGATGATTTAGAAGGGGAAGGACAACGTATTTTATATGACGAAGAATAG
- a CDS encoding TIGR00153 family protein has translation MAQNIIDGLFGKSPIRSLQKHMIQVHSCISELNGFMIAIHTQNWVKAKTIKSYIDIKEGKADILKKNLRLSLSSMFMMPFSRRDLLDLLLIQDSIANITKDVSGLMINRKMILPDNIFGDVIELTKVCIKTSAKALKAVNELDELLETAFGSRERKIISSIIEDVNELESKSDKIQHVIRAELFPLESSLPPVDVMFYYRTVEWLGELADAAQKVGSRLEVLLAR, from the coding sequence ATGGCTCAAAATATAATAGATGGTCTATTTGGTAAATCACCCATTAGATCATTACAGAAACATATGATACAAGTGCATTCTTGCATTTCAGAACTTAATGGTTTTATGATTGCCATTCATACACAAAATTGGGTAAAAGCTAAAACAATTAAAAGTTATATAGATATTAAAGAAGGCAAAGCAGATATTCTTAAAAAGAATCTACGTTTAAGTTTGTCTTCAATGTTTATGATGCCTTTTTCACGTAGAGATTTACTTGATTTATTACTTATTCAAGATTCTATTGCCAATATCACTAAAGATGTTTCGGGTTTGATGATTAACCGCAAGATGATTTTACCAGATAATATCTTTGGTGATGTTATAGAATTAACTAAGGTTTGTATCAAAACATCAGCTAAGGCACTTAAAGCCGTTAATGAATTAGATGAATTATTAGAAACTGCATTTGGCAGTCGTGAGCGTAAGATTATTAGTTCTATTATTGAAGATGTTAATGAACTTGAAAGTAAATCTGATAAAATTCAGCACGTAATTCGTGCTGAATTATTTCCGCTAGAATCTAGCTTGCCACCTGTTGATGTTATGTTTTATTATCGTACTGTGGAATGGTTGGGTGAGCTTGCAGATGCGGCTCAAAAAGTTGGCTCAAGGCTAGAAGTGCTGTTAGCAAGATAA
- a CDS encoding inorganic phosphate transporter, with amino-acid sequence MDIIANYADIFIMLSIGFGLFMAWGIGANDVSNAMGTSVGSAAITFKQAVVIAVIFEFSGAILAGGEVTDTVRKGILDAVLFTNNPHLLVYGMLASLLAAGAWLLIASSLGWPVSTTHSIVGAIVGFGAVGVGIDAVAWDKVIKIVMSWVVSPVLAGTLAVFIFKSLQFLVIDTKDPLMNAKRYLPFYVFFVGFIIALVTQFKGLKHIDSLEYISKDVSLSLIIAIIVGILAAVIAAFIMRNIKINPKDDKDFHYANMEKLFAVLMVITASAMAFAHGSNDVANAIGPLAAVYSIVEAGGDITSRSAIPSWVLLVGGGGIIFGFVTYGFKVMKTIGKGITELTPSRGFAAELAAATTVVLASSTGIPVSTTQVLVGAVLGVGIARGVVALNMRVINTIFLSWLITLPAGAVMSILFFFVLKGVFGA; translated from the coding sequence ATGGATATAATTGCAAATTATGCTGATATTTTTATTATGCTGTCAATTGGGTTTGGTTTATTTATGGCTTGGGGTATTGGTGCTAATGATGTTTCTAATGCCATGGGTACTTCGGTTGGTTCTGCTGCTATTACCTTTAAACAAGCAGTTGTTATTGCGGTTATTTTTGAGTTTTCTGGTGCAATTCTTGCAGGAGGAGAAGTAACTGATACTGTTCGTAAAGGTATTTTAGATGCAGTATTATTTACTAATAATCCACACTTATTAGTGTATGGTATGCTTGCTTCGCTCTTGGCAGCAGGTGCGTGGTTATTGATTGCCTCATCTTTAGGATGGCCAGTTTCTACGACGCATTCAATTGTTGGTGCTATTGTTGGTTTTGGTGCAGTAGGTGTTGGTATTGATGCAGTTGCTTGGGATAAAGTAATTAAAATTGTGATGAGTTGGGTAGTATCTCCAGTACTTGCTGGCACACTTGCTGTTTTTATCTTTAAAAGTCTACAATTCTTAGTGATTGATACTAAAGATCCGTTGATGAATGCCAAGAGATATTTGCCATTTTATGTATTTTTTGTTGGTTTTATTATTGCGTTGGTTACGCAATTTAAAGGCCTTAAACATATTGACTCTTTAGAATATATCTCTAAAGATGTTTCTTTAAGTTTGATAATTGCAATTATAGTTGGTATTTTGGCAGCTGTTATCGCTGCTTTTATTATGAGAAATATTAAGATAAATCCAAAGGATGATAAAGATTTTCATTATGCTAATATGGAAAAGCTTTTTGCTGTGCTTATGGTGATTACCGCATCTGCTATGGCATTTGCACATGGTTCTAATGATGTTGCTAATGCCATTGGTCCACTAGCTGCGGTTTATAGTATTGTAGAAGCTGGTGGTGATATTACCTCAAGGAGCGCTATACCTTCATGGGTTTTGCTGGTTGGCGGCGGCGGTATTATATTTGGTTTTGTGACTTATGGATTTAAAGTTATGAAAACTATTGGCAAAGGAATTACAGAACTCACTCCTTCTCGTGGTTTTGCTGCTGAATTAGCCGCTGCAACAACGGTAGTTTTAGCCTCATCAACAGGTATTCCTGTATCAACTACACAGGTCTTAGTAGGGGCGGTGTTGGGTGTTGGTATTGCTAGAGGTGTGGTTGCACTTAATATGCGAGTTATAAATACAATTTTTTTATCTTGGTTAATTACCTTGCCAGCAGGTGCAGTCATGTCTATTCTATTTTTCTTTGTACTTAAGGGAGTATTTGGAGCATAA
- a CDS encoding BolA family protein, producing the protein MTLEEIKEKIESGIENSTVIMEGDGCSCSTKVVSPIFEGMSLLARQKMVLAIMNKEIVNGTLHALSIKTCTPKEDI; encoded by the coding sequence ATGACATTAGAAGAAATTAAGGAAAAAATTGAATCAGGTATAGAAAATTCAACAGTTATTATGGAAGGTGATGGTTGTAGTTGTTCAACAAAGGTCGTTTCGCCAATTTTTGAAGGTATGTCGCTGTTAGCTAGGCAAAAAATGGTACTTGCTATTATGAATAAAGAAATTGTAAATGGTACGCTTCATGCACTTAGTATTAAAACATGTACACCAAAAGAAGACATCTAA
- a CDS encoding DEAD/DEAH box helicase, with translation MSFSKLGLSDSILKAIEQKGYSKPSSIQSQSIPAILNGKDVMAAAQTGTGKTACFALPILEILSKKKPTKSNRVRTLILTPTRELATQVNDSVITYGKYLPLKSSVVFGGVKINPQMKKLCSGVDILVATPGRLLDLYSQNSVKFDMLEIVVFDEADRMLDMGFINDIKRILKLLPSKKQTLMFSATFSNKILTLAKSLVNNPVEISTTPRNSTVKAIKQWIHPVDKSKKHALLTYLIQEHNWRQVLVFSRTKYGANRIVNKLEKKKIRATAIHSNKSQGARTRALLGFKNHEVNVLVATDIAARGIEIYQLPHVINFDLPYVPEDYVHRIGRTGRAGSKGEAISLVSADEAKQLFDVERLIQNKLDRIMVAGFIPDHNLPESGKKLLPPKNRNSNNSKSRNQLRYGKMLGLRK, from the coding sequence ATGAGTTTTTCTAAATTAGGTTTATCTGATTCAATTCTTAAAGCTATTGAGCAGAAAGGGTATAGTAAGCCATCATCAATACAGAGTCAATCAATACCTGCTATTTTAAATGGTAAGGATGTCATGGCAGCTGCCCAAACTGGAACTGGAAAAACAGCATGTTTTGCCTTACCTATTCTTGAAATATTGTCTAAAAAAAAACCTACAAAATCCAATCGGGTTCGTACATTGATTCTAACGCCCACACGTGAATTAGCTACACAGGTTAATGATAGTGTAATTACTTATGGTAAGTATTTACCTCTTAAATCAAGTGTAGTGTTTGGTGGTGTGAAGATTAATCCACAAATGAAAAAATTGTGTTCAGGTGTTGATATTTTAGTCGCTACACCAGGTAGGTTATTAGATTTGTATTCTCAAAACTCTGTAAAATTTGACATGCTAGAAATAGTTGTATTTGATGAGGCGGATAGAATGCTAGATATGGGTTTTATTAACGATATTAAGAGAATTTTAAAGCTTTTACCGTCAAAAAAGCAAACACTTATGTTTTCAGCTACTTTTTCTAATAAGATTCTAACATTAGCAAAAAGTTTGGTTAACAATCCTGTAGAAATATCAACTACTCCGAGAAATTCTACTGTTAAAGCAATAAAGCAATGGATTCATCCTGTTGATAAATCCAAAAAACATGCATTATTAACTTATCTTATTCAAGAACATAATTGGCGTCAGGTTCTAGTATTTAGTCGCACTAAGTATGGTGCAAATCGCATTGTCAATAAATTAGAAAAGAAAAAGATTAGAGCAACTGCGATTCATAGCAATAAAAGTCAGGGTGCACGTACAAGAGCTTTGTTGGGATTTAAAAATCACGAAGTGAACGTATTAGTGGCAACCGATATTGCTGCAAGAGGTATTGAAATTTATCAATTACCCCATGTTATTAATTTTGATTTACCATATGTACCAGAAGATTATGTACATCGTATTGGTCGTACAGGTCGCGCTGGCTCAAAAGGTGAGGCAATTTCATTAGTTAGTGCTGATGAAGCTAAGCAATTATTTGATGTTGAACGCTTAATTCAAAATAAATTAGATCGTATAATGGTAGCAGGTTTTATTCCAGATCATAATTTGCCAGAGTCAGGTAAAAAATTATTGCCACCAAAAAATAGAAATTCCAATAATTCCAAAAGTCGCAATCAACTTAGATATGGCAAAATGCTAGGTTTAAGAAAATAA
- the tyrS gene encoding tyrosine--tRNA ligase — translation MNIEQKLAIFTRGTDEILPFHELKEKLKKDKPLRIKAGFDPTTPDLHLGHTVIINKLKQLQNLGHEILFLIGDFTAMIGDPTGKSKTRPPLSKKQVQENSKSYTKQIFKILDKNKTKIVFNFQWMDKMKPLEFIQLASKQTIARILERDDFSKRYKSGQSISIHEFLYPLIQGNDSVELQSDIEIGGTDQKFNLLVGRELQKQAGQEQQVILTMPILEGLDGVQKMSKSLDNYIGINALPDEMFGKIMSISDDLMWRYFELLSFQSLEEITDLKQTIVQGKNPRNIKFVLANEIVTRFYNINIAKQAQQNFINRFSKNQIPNKMNEFSFKAGIKIANLLKDTGLCFSTSNAYQMIEQGGVKINNIKITNKNFEPATSTSVYQVGKRKFARVTIQ, via the coding sequence TTGAACATAGAACAAAAACTAGCCATTTTTACACGTGGCACTGATGAGATATTACCATTTCACGAGCTCAAGGAAAAGCTCAAAAAAGACAAACCACTGCGTATCAAAGCAGGTTTTGACCCCACCACACCTGACTTACATCTAGGACATACAGTTATAATCAACAAACTAAAACAATTACAAAATTTAGGTCATGAAATATTATTTTTAATTGGTGATTTCACTGCCATGATTGGCGATCCGACAGGTAAAAGTAAGACTCGCCCACCACTCTCAAAAAAACAGGTTCAAGAGAACTCCAAAAGTTACACCAAACAAATATTTAAAATTTTGGATAAAAATAAAACTAAGATTGTATTTAACTTTCAGTGGATGGATAAAATGAAACCGCTAGAGTTTATCCAACTCGCAAGTAAACAAACAATTGCCAGAATATTAGAACGTGATGACTTTTCCAAACGTTACAAATCAGGACAATCCATCTCTATCCACGAATTTTTATATCCTTTAATTCAAGGTAATGATTCTGTTGAATTACAAAGCGATATAGAAATAGGCGGTACTGACCAAAAATTTAATTTATTAGTAGGTAGAGAACTACAAAAACAAGCAGGGCAAGAACAACAGGTCATACTTACCATGCCAATTTTAGAAGGACTAGACGGCGTACAAAAAATGTCAAAATCATTAGATAACTACATTGGTATTAATGCTTTACCTGATGAAATGTTTGGCAAAATTATGTCAATTTCTGATGATTTAATGTGGCGTTATTTTGAATTATTAAGTTTTCAAAGTTTAGAAGAGATTACTGATTTAAAACAAACAATAGTACAGGGTAAAAATCCAAGAAATATTAAATTTGTCCTAGCTAATGAGATTGTTACTCGCTTCTATAATATCAATATAGCTAAACAAGCACAACAAAATTTTATTAATCGTTTTAGTAAAAATCAGATCCCTAATAAAATGAATGAATTTAGCTTTAAAGCTGGCATAAAAATTGCTAATTTACTCAAAGATACTGGGCTTTGCTTTAGCACATCAAACGCATACCAAATGATTGAACAAGGTGGTGTTAAAATTAATAACATTAAAATCACAAATAAAAATTTTGAACCAGCAACTAGCACAAGCGTTTATCAAGTAGGAAAACGAAAATTCGCAAGAGTGACAATTCAATAA
- a CDS encoding glutamate-5-semialdehyde dehydrogenase, whose translation MDSIKNLITLLGENAKNAAKTLRGATTIAKNNAIINIANQIDQNRTSILKANEKDLTISKDNGLNIALLDRLMLDNIRLNNIIKSLNQIANLPDPIGEITDLKYQASGIQVGKMRVSLGVIGVIYESRPNVTIDAVALCLKSGNSIILRGGSETVNSNHALYTCVKQSITQAGLNENCAQLINTQDRKAVIELVKANNYVDAIIPRGGKGLLKAISNSAKVPIIKHLDGICHTYIDKDADTQKAISIAFNAKTRRYGVCNATETLLVHSSVVDKILPELIAQYLAKGVELRGCSETIKLSNTIISATAEDWKTEYLDAILSIRIVNSMSEAINHIDKYSSNHTESIISENYTRSRRFITEVNSSSVMINASTSFADGFEYGLGGEIGISTDKLHVRGPVGLEGLTSQKFIVLGNGHIRQ comes from the coding sequence ATGGACTCAATAAAAAATCTAATTACTCTATTAGGTGAAAATGCAAAAAACGCTGCAAAAACATTGCGTGGTGCTACAACAATAGCTAAGAACAATGCAATAATCAATATCGCCAATCAAATTGACCAAAATAGAACAAGTATTCTTAAAGCCAATGAAAAAGACCTTACTATTAGTAAGGATAATGGACTAAACATAGCACTACTTGATAGACTGATGCTTGATAATATACGTCTTAACAACATTATTAAAAGCTTAAACCAAATTGCCAATCTACCAGATCCTATTGGTGAAATTACAGATTTAAAATACCAAGCAAGTGGCATCCAAGTGGGTAAAATGCGCGTATCACTTGGTGTAATAGGTGTTATTTATGAATCTAGGCCTAATGTTACAATTGATGCAGTAGCACTTTGTTTAAAATCAGGAAATAGCATTATACTACGTGGTGGATCAGAGACTGTTAATTCTAATCATGCTCTGTATACCTGTGTCAAACAAAGTATAACACAAGCAGGGCTTAATGAAAATTGTGCTCAACTTATTAATACTCAAGATCGTAAAGCTGTTATTGAGCTAGTTAAAGCAAATAATTATGTTGATGCTATTATCCCTAGAGGTGGTAAAGGCCTACTTAAGGCCATTAGTAACAGCGCCAAGGTACCTATTATCAAACATTTAGACGGTATTTGTCATACCTATATTGATAAAGATGCTGATACACAAAAAGCTATTAGCATTGCCTTTAATGCCAAGACTAGACGTTATGGTGTATGTAATGCTACTGAGACATTATTGGTACACAGCTCAGTAGTAGATAAAATATTGCCAGAACTAATTGCACAATACTTAGCAAAAGGGGTGGAATTACGAGGCTGTTCAGAAACTATAAAACTATCAAATACAATCATTTCAGCCACTGCAGAAGATTGGAAGACAGAATATTTAGATGCAATTTTATCTATTCGCATTGTTAACTCGATGAGTGAGGCCATTAATCATATTGATAAATATAGCTCAAACCACACTGAATCAATTATAAGTGAAAACTATACTCGTTCACGCCGTTTTATTACAGAAGTAAATTCCTCATCGGTCATGATTAACGCCTCCACTAGCTTTGCTGATGGTTTTGAGTATGGCTTAGGTGGAGAAATCGGTATTAGTACTGATAAACTCCATGTACGCGGTCCTGTTGGATTAGAAGGATTAACTTCACAAAAGTTTATCGTCCTAGGTAACGGGCATATCAGACAATAA